The following are encoded together in the Corynebacterium jeikeium genome:
- a CDS encoding TadA family conjugal transfer-associated ATPase: MASRRKKSKNNQPEPERGLLAIVRDDLAEQGISRPDEHDLSRSLHLIGKASVENVRTLQREFSGLGPLAGPLQDSQVTDVVLNGDGSVWADRGEGMQPIDGVQIDTEAARDLAVRMATLCGERLDEARPFADGVLRELPPDVSAQAIRVHTLLAPPAAGGSCISLRAIRGQKNSLDALVQGGLASEEMAGVLRRIVRARRNILISGGTGAGKTTLLAALLAEVAYDQRLLVVEDTPELLIDHPHVVALATREGNAEGAGAISMTTLVKQSLRMRPDRIVVGEIRGPEVADLLVALNTGHAGSAGTIHANDPASVPGRLEALGAMAGLDRIALTRQVIDGIDVVLHVSRTERGRRLTHIGRLVGDERAHIEILWHWRDGARGGFEEFCDELG; the protein is encoded by the coding sequence GTGGCGTCACGAAGAAAAAAGAGCAAGAACAACCAGCCGGAACCGGAGCGCGGACTACTGGCAATAGTGCGCGACGACCTGGCCGAACAGGGGATTAGCAGGCCGGACGAGCACGACCTTTCGCGCAGCTTGCACCTGATCGGGAAGGCGAGTGTGGAGAACGTGCGGACTCTACAGAGGGAATTCAGTGGGCTGGGGCCGCTTGCCGGACCTCTACAGGATTCGCAGGTGACGGACGTTGTGCTCAATGGGGATGGCAGCGTATGGGCGGATCGGGGCGAAGGTATGCAGCCAATAGACGGGGTGCAGATCGATACGGAGGCGGCGCGTGACCTAGCGGTGCGGATGGCCACACTGTGCGGGGAGCGGCTGGACGAAGCTCGGCCCTTCGCAGACGGGGTGCTGCGGGAGCTGCCTCCGGACGTGTCGGCGCAGGCGATCCGTGTGCACACTCTGCTAGCTCCGCCGGCAGCGGGCGGCAGCTGCATTAGCCTGCGAGCAATTAGGGGGCAAAAGAACTCCTTGGATGCGCTGGTACAAGGCGGCCTGGCCAGTGAAGAGATGGCGGGCGTGCTGCGGCGGATTGTGCGGGCACGGCGGAACATTCTGATTAGCGGCGGGACGGGCGCGGGGAAGACCACCCTGCTGGCTGCGCTGTTGGCGGAGGTTGCCTACGACCAGCGGCTGCTCGTGGTGGAGGACACCCCGGAATTACTGATAGACCATCCGCACGTAGTGGCATTGGCTACCCGCGAGGGCAATGCGGAGGGGGCGGGTGCGATCTCCATGACGACGCTGGTGAAGCAGAGTCTGCGCATGCGTCCCGATCGCATCGTGGTGGGCGAGATCCGAGGCCCCGAAGTGGCGGACCTGCTGGTTGCCCTGAATACAGGGCACGCGGGCAGTGCGGGCACCATCCACGCAAACGACCCAGCGAGTGTGCCGGGGAGGCTGGAGGCACTGGGTGCGATGGCCGGGCTGGATCGGATTGCCCTGACCCGCCAGGTGATCGACGGCATAGACGTGGTGTTGCACGTTTCCCGAACGGAGCGGGGGCGACGGCTGACGCACATCGGGCGGCTGGTCGGCGACGAGCGGGCGCACATCGAGATTCTGTGGCATTGGCGCGATGGTGCCCGCGGGGGATTCGAGGAGTTCTGCGATGAGCTGGGCTGA
- the nth gene encoding endonuclease III, producing MTHHTAPSAQPTLPRIGAHIAAKGEETPLGRKRRARKINRMLAEAYPDAHCELDFSNPLELLVATVLSAQCTDKRVNAVTPALFRRYPTAADYAEANIEDVEQLIKSTGFYRSKAKSIVGLGQAIVERHGGEVPGTLEQLVKLPGVGRKTANVVLGNAFGVPGITVDTHLGRLARRWKLTEHEDPVQVERDLMELIERKEWTLYSHRAIFHGRRICHSRRAACGACFLARQCPSFGMAGPADPEVASTMIKSDDRDHLLDMAGFEASSQVD from the coding sequence ATGACTCACCACACCGCCCCGTCCGCTCAACCCACCCTGCCGCGCATCGGCGCGCACATCGCTGCGAAGGGTGAGGAAACCCCGCTGGGCCGCAAGCGCCGTGCCCGCAAGATAAACCGAATGCTCGCGGAGGCATACCCGGACGCACACTGCGAGCTGGATTTTAGCAACCCACTTGAGCTACTGGTGGCCACCGTACTGTCCGCACAGTGCACCGATAAGCGCGTCAACGCCGTTACCCCTGCGCTGTTCCGGCGCTATCCCACCGCTGCCGACTACGCGGAGGCGAACATCGAGGATGTCGAACAGCTCATCAAGTCCACAGGCTTCTACCGCTCGAAGGCAAAAAGCATTGTGGGGCTTGGCCAAGCGATCGTGGAAAGGCACGGTGGCGAGGTGCCCGGCACGCTCGAGCAACTGGTGAAACTCCCCGGCGTGGGGCGAAAGACTGCAAATGTGGTGCTGGGAAACGCTTTCGGCGTGCCGGGCATCACCGTGGATACGCACTTGGGGCGCCTGGCCCGCCGGTGGAAGCTCACGGAACACGAAGACCCCGTGCAGGTCGAGCGCGACCTCATGGAGCTAATCGAGCGCAAGGAATGGACTCTGTACTCCCACCGGGCGATCTTCCACGGCCGACGAATCTGCCATTCGCGCCGGGCGGCCTGTGGAGCCTGCTTTTTGGCGCGTCAGTGCCCAAGCTTCGGGATGGCGGGGCCGGCTGACCCTGAGGTGGCGTCAACAATGATTAAGTCGGACGACCGCGACCACCTACTAGATATGGCGGGGTTCGAGGCAAGCAGCCAGGTAGACTGA
- a CDS encoding phage holin family protein: protein MFTDRDSFNPKVNAIPLSDVDTHAKGQASISDLVKDASAQVSSLVRSEVELAKTEIATSAKKAGIGVGLFGAAAIILAYSSFFLFFTIAEALDTFMWRWAAFLVVFLFMLVLVAILALVGLKQVKGVKKPEKTIESVGELKTVIPQKGKNSSSARRPGMYT from the coding sequence ATGTTCACCGACCGCGATAGCTTTAACCCGAAGGTTAACGCTATTCCGCTGTCGGATGTTGATACCCATGCCAAGGGTCAGGCCAGCATCAGTGACCTGGTGAAGGATGCCTCTGCGCAGGTTTCCTCCCTGGTTCGTTCCGAGGTCGAGCTGGCAAAGACCGAGATCGCTACTTCCGCCAAGAAGGCCGGCATCGGCGTGGGCCTGTTCGGCGCTGCCGCCATCATCCTGGCCTACAGCTCCTTCTTCCTCTTCTTTACCATCGCCGAGGCATTGGATACCTTCATGTGGCGTTGGGCGGCCTTCCTGGTCGTCTTCCTGTTCATGCTGGTTCTGGTTGCCATCCTGGCTCTGGTTGGCCTGAAGCAGGTCAAGGGCGTGAAGAAGCCGGAGAAGACCATCGAGTCCGTCGGTGAGCTGAAGACCGTGATCCCGCAGAAGGGCAAGAACTCTTCCTCCGCGCGCCGCCCGGGAATGTACACCTAA
- a CDS encoding TlpA family protein disulfide reductase yields the protein MSAPVEHSARTRAIIIAVTLVVGIAILCVPLIAALRDDSADDAGAPASSMEEDAPSAPADDGPVEVANEVRCPAGEDEGGGERGAAVSPEAELKDVRLPCLTEGGTGGDTAKSQTSLAERLAGKPTVVNVWAWWCAPCREELPVVQKLAEQHPEWNVVGVHLDAKGQAGADMLRDLDVNKLPSFQDSNHIFDSAANLPKVVPLTVVYNPDGTRAHLYAQTFHSAEEMEKAVQEVL from the coding sequence ATGTCTGCACCTGTCGAACACTCCGCCCGCACACGCGCGATCATCATCGCGGTCACGCTGGTTGTTGGCATTGCGATTCTTTGCGTGCCGCTGATTGCCGCGTTGCGCGATGATTCTGCGGATGACGCAGGTGCGCCCGCGTCTTCTATGGAGGAGGACGCCCCCTCGGCCCCAGCGGACGACGGGCCTGTCGAGGTTGCGAACGAGGTCCGCTGCCCGGCAGGCGAAGATGAAGGCGGGGGAGAGAGGGGGGCCGCCGTGAGCCCCGAGGCGGAGTTGAAGGACGTGCGCCTCCCGTGCCTGACAGAAGGTGGGACAGGGGGTGACACAGCCAAGTCACAGACCTCCCTGGCCGAACGTCTGGCTGGAAAGCCCACAGTCGTGAACGTCTGGGCATGGTGGTGCGCCCCCTGCCGTGAGGAACTGCCGGTGGTGCAGAAACTCGCCGAACAGCACCCCGAGTGGAATGTCGTGGGAGTTCACCTGGATGCCAAGGGGCAGGCCGGGGCGGACATGCTGCGCGACCTGGATGTGAATAAGCTGCCCAGCTTCCAGGATTCCAACCACATTTTCGACTCCGCGGCGAATCTACCGAAGGTGGTGCCACTGACTGTGGTTTACAACCCGGACGGCACCCGCGCGCACCTGTACGCGCAGACCTTCCACAGTGCCGAGGAAATGGAAAAGGCGGTGCAGGAGGTTCTATGA
- a CDS encoding alpha/beta fold hydrolase, whose translation MTFEDSHAADPHTPHATFVHSRGVRLRVDVQGPRNAPLVLLIHGFGGGAFDWHPLMRELAGEDLRLAAVDLRGYGRSDKTPRGYDLTTAASDMAGVIRGLGHTTATVVGHGFGGMVAWTLVAHNPERVRSFVTLSAINPLLRFRRILAQPFSQPHFARRLLSAQLPRLPERKLLADNAAAAEKIFRAGVAPGFRDTDAYFRSATLRREAMQVDKVAHLSCEYLRWPFRSRFRPEAMRFERTFPATTPVPLLAVDGNMDPIYDESLAQKSARKADTAEHKVLYGVGHYPHVEDPPCVAELLREHLRA comes from the coding sequence ATGACATTCGAAGATTCTCACGCCGCAGATCCGCACACCCCGCATGCCACTTTCGTGCATTCGCGGGGTGTGCGTCTTCGCGTGGACGTTCAAGGCCCCCGCAACGCGCCATTGGTGCTTCTCATCCACGGTTTCGGCGGCGGAGCTTTCGACTGGCACCCGCTGATGCGGGAGCTCGCGGGCGAGGACCTGCGCCTGGCCGCCGTGGATCTTCGGGGCTATGGCCGTTCGGATAAAACCCCGCGCGGATACGACCTCACCACCGCCGCCAGCGATATGGCCGGGGTTATCCGCGGCCTGGGTCACACGACCGCCACCGTCGTTGGCCACGGTTTTGGAGGCATGGTCGCCTGGACTCTGGTGGCTCACAACCCGGAGCGGGTTCGCAGCTTCGTCACCCTTTCCGCGATCAATCCGCTACTGCGTTTCCGCAGGATCCTAGCCCAGCCATTCTCTCAGCCGCACTTCGCGCGCCGTCTACTGTCGGCCCAGCTACCGCGCCTTCCGGAGCGCAAACTGCTAGCCGATAACGCCGCAGCGGCCGAAAAGATCTTTAGGGCAGGTGTGGCCCCGGGTTTTAGGGATACGGACGCCTACTTCCGCAGCGCCACACTCCGCCGCGAGGCAATGCAGGTAGATAAGGTGGCGCATCTTTCCTGCGAGTACCTGCGCTGGCCTTTCCGTAGCCGCTTCCGTCCCGAAGCAATGCGCTTCGAGCGGACCTTCCCTGCGACCACACCTGTGCCGCTTTTAGCGGTGGACGGCAACATGGATCCGATCTACGACGAATCCCTGGCGCAGAAGTCCGCCCGGAAGGCCGATACCGCCGAGCACAAGGTGCTTTACGGCGTGGGCCACTACCCGCACGTGGAGGATCCGCCGTGCGTCGCGGAGCTACTCCGCGAGCACCTGCGCGCTTAA
- a CDS encoding NUDIX hydrolase yields MTSSNSQPNTHLDRWLARMQEQPELPSNLPEWLHDFARECREVDIHQYLNDSARIVPEVDEHGRPPRYSAVLILLSGDATFSRPASATGRQAIPADATMLLTHRTPTMRNHSGQVAFPGGRLEEADAGPVETALREAEEETGLNPDTVEPFAVLQPIYIDRSNFAVVPVVAWWRQPHAVSCPTTENDWVEPYPLGELVNPERRFEVGFAGWRGPAWNLHIGEENPLVLWGFTGGVISALLRRAGWEEPWSSGGDSGADGPWNLFETLAGSANGEALGEMREGFHRANEMGRNGGAP; encoded by the coding sequence ATGACCAGCTCGAATTCGCAGCCGAACACCCACCTAGACCGGTGGCTCGCACGTATGCAAGAACAGCCAGAACTGCCTTCCAACCTGCCCGAATGGCTACACGACTTCGCCCGCGAGTGCCGCGAGGTGGACATCCACCAGTACCTCAACGACTCCGCCCGGATCGTGCCGGAGGTCGACGAGCATGGCCGCCCGCCCCGCTACTCGGCGGTGCTGATTCTTCTTTCTGGTGACGCCACCTTCTCCCGCCCTGCCAGCGCCACAGGCAGGCAGGCCATCCCCGCCGACGCAACCATGCTTCTGACCCACCGCACGCCAACCATGCGCAACCACAGCGGACAGGTGGCCTTTCCCGGCGGGCGTTTGGAGGAAGCCGACGCTGGGCCGGTGGAGACCGCCCTGCGGGAGGCCGAGGAGGAAACGGGGCTGAACCCGGACACGGTGGAGCCGTTTGCAGTACTGCAACCGATCTACATTGATCGTTCAAATTTTGCAGTGGTGCCAGTGGTGGCGTGGTGGCGTCAACCCCATGCGGTAAGCTGCCCTACAACCGAAAACGACTGGGTTGAGCCCTACCCCCTGGGCGAGCTGGTGAACCCGGAGCGACGCTTCGAGGTGGGCTTTGCCGGCTGGCGCGGACCGGCCTGGAACCTGCACATCGGCGAGGAAAACCCGCTGGTCCTATGGGGTTTCACCGGCGGGGTGATCAGCGCCCTGCTGCGCCGTGCAGGCTGGGAGGAACCCTGGTCCAGTGGCGGTGATAGCGGTGCAGACGGGCCGTGGAACCTTTTCGAGACGCTGGCCGGCTCCGCCAATGGCGAGGCGCTCGGCGAAATGCGGGAAGGGTTCCACAGAGCCAATGAGATGGGCAGAAACGGAGGCGCACCATGA
- a CDS encoding MarP family serine protease, with product MSGATGSVILDIVLVLVCLGAAISGYRQGGFSATLSFVGVALGGYLGVKLVPIAVHFAEEKAPDSYSARFFAALLTVTLVVVICYAIGSGIGAKLRDNIRTREALRADSAVGSVVQVFTTLLIVWLILVPIATGNVGGFGKSIKGSKILSAVGSAAPVWFKQLPAQTSQLINDSGFPMIADPMENLPAAEVDPPDNALMRSPAVQNTRDSVLRVVGQAEQCSRMLQGTGWVVAEDTVMTNAHVVAGTNQVTLMTKDGPREARVVYYNPQVDIALLRSENLPLVPMKWADGVGQQGQDAIVMGYPNGGPFKATPARIREKFVVSGPNIYADARVEREAYSLRGSVVQGNSGGPLIDKDGHVLGVVFGADVNEKDTGYALTREEVMKHVGDVTAHQGSPATGACVAD from the coding sequence ATGAGCGGAGCGACAGGGTCGGTGATCCTCGACATCGTGCTGGTTTTGGTGTGCCTCGGCGCAGCGATCTCCGGGTATCGGCAGGGCGGGTTTAGCGCCACACTGAGCTTCGTCGGAGTGGCTCTAGGCGGCTACCTGGGCGTGAAGCTGGTGCCGATCGCCGTGCACTTTGCGGAGGAGAAAGCCCCAGATAGCTACAGCGCGCGGTTTTTTGCGGCACTTCTCACCGTGACGCTCGTGGTGGTGATCTGTTACGCCATCGGCTCCGGCATAGGCGCGAAACTGCGGGATAACATCCGCACTCGGGAAGCCTTGCGGGCGGACTCCGCCGTTGGCTCCGTCGTGCAGGTCTTTACAACGCTGCTGATCGTGTGGCTGATCCTCGTGCCAATCGCCACCGGAAACGTCGGCGGCTTCGGCAAGTCCATCAAGGGCAGCAAGATCCTCAGTGCCGTGGGCAGCGCCGCCCCCGTGTGGTTCAAACAACTGCCGGCGCAGACCTCGCAGCTGATCAACGACTCGGGCTTCCCGATGATCGCCGACCCGATGGAGAATCTGCCTGCTGCGGAGGTTGATCCGCCGGATAATGCCCTGATGCGATCCCCGGCGGTGCAGAACACCCGCGACAGTGTGCTGCGCGTGGTGGGGCAGGCGGAGCAGTGCAGCCGCATGCTGCAGGGCACCGGCTGGGTGGTTGCCGAGGATACGGTGATGACCAACGCCCACGTGGTGGCCGGAACCAACCAGGTAACGCTGATGACAAAGGATGGCCCGCGCGAGGCTCGGGTGGTGTATTACAACCCGCAGGTGGACATCGCGCTGCTCCGTAGCGAAAACCTCCCCTTAGTGCCGATGAAATGGGCCGATGGAGTGGGGCAGCAAGGGCAGGACGCGATCGTTATGGGCTACCCCAACGGCGGGCCATTTAAAGCCACTCCGGCGCGTATCCGTGAGAAGTTCGTGGTCAGTGGGCCGAACATCTATGCAGATGCTCGAGTGGAGCGTGAGGCGTACTCGCTGCGCGGCTCCGTGGTGCAGGGTAACTCCGGTGGCCCGCTGATCGACAAGGACGGCCACGTGCTGGGGGTCGTATTCGGTGCCGACGTTAACGAGAAGGACACTGGTTACGCGCTGACCAGGGAAGAGGTCATGAAGCACGTCGGGGACGTGACCGCCCACCAGGGCAGCCCGGCGACGGGTGCTTGCGTGGCGGATTAG
- the glxR gene encoding CRP-like cAMP-activated global transcriptional regulator GlxR, whose translation MAEVSEILSRAGIFQGVEPNAVRTLIEQLDTVKFPRGTTIFDEGEPGDRLYIIISGKVKLARHSVDGRENLLTVMGPSDMFGELSIFDPGPRTSSAVCVTELQAATMDSTMLHNWISEHPEIAEQLLRVLARRLRRTNNSLADLIFTDVPGRVAKALLQLANRFGTQEGTALRVHHDLTQEEIAQLVGASRETVNKALAEFAHRGWIRLEGKSVLISDTERLAKRAR comes from the coding sequence ATGGCAGAAGTATCCGAAATACTATCGAGGGCGGGCATTTTCCAGGGTGTTGAACCCAACGCAGTCCGCACCCTCATCGAGCAGCTGGATACCGTCAAATTTCCTCGTGGCACCACCATCTTCGACGAGGGTGAGCCGGGCGACCGACTGTACATCATTATCAGCGGCAAGGTGAAGCTCGCCCGCCACTCGGTAGATGGGCGTGAGAACCTGCTGACTGTCATGGGCCCTTCCGACATGTTCGGCGAGCTGTCCATCTTCGACCCTGGTCCCCGCACCTCATCCGCCGTCTGCGTGACGGAGTTGCAGGCAGCAACGATGGACTCCACGATGCTGCACAACTGGATCAGCGAACACCCGGAGATCGCCGAGCAGCTGCTGCGCGTGCTGGCCCGCCGCCTGCGCCGCACCAATAATTCTCTGGCAGATCTGATTTTCACGGACGTTCCCGGCCGCGTAGCCAAGGCTCTGCTGCAGCTGGCGAACCGTTTCGGCACCCAGGAGGGCACCGCATTGCGCGTGCACCACGACCTGACCCAGGAGGAGATCGCCCAGCTGGTCGGCGCCTCCCGTGAGACCGTGAACAAGGCGCTGGCGGAGTTCGCCCACCGCGGGTGGATCCGACTGGAGGGCAAATCCGTACTCATCTCGGACACCGAGCGCCTAGCCAAGCGCGCTCGCTAG
- a CDS encoding HAD family hydrolase, with protein sequence MTHVTHHQDPPRAQGAERVLAIFDLDKTIIDTSASLAYRRPMAERGLLNTGEVLKMMAMLGNYMLSTHSEGNLESTKEALTRIIKDRESEPLRQVAQEALQEVITPFIYAEARELIEWHRKMGHRIAIVTASASVMVQPIAKELGVDHLFATELEEKDGRFTGAVTHFNKGHAKVERILELARKHGYDLERSYAYSDAATDIPMLKLVGNPVAVNPDRPLKKQATEAEWPIRQFVRPEPLFPQAAVIAGAGATLALLGIAATGLAMWWRGRAEGSDEA encoded by the coding sequence ATGACGCATGTGACTCACCACCAGGACCCACCCCGCGCACAGGGCGCAGAGCGAGTTTTGGCCATTTTCGACCTCGATAAGACCATCATCGACACGTCGGCATCCCTGGCCTACCGCCGCCCCATGGCCGAACGCGGCCTGCTGAATACCGGTGAAGTGCTGAAGATGATGGCGATGCTGGGCAACTACATGCTCTCCACCCATTCCGAGGGCAACCTGGAATCCACTAAAGAAGCCCTGACCAGGATCATCAAGGACCGCGAATCCGAACCCCTGCGCCAGGTCGCCCAAGAGGCCCTGCAGGAGGTCATCACCCCATTCATCTACGCCGAGGCGCGCGAACTGATCGAATGGCATCGCAAGATGGGCCACCGCATCGCCATCGTGACCGCCTCAGCCTCCGTCATGGTGCAGCCCATCGCCAAGGAACTCGGCGTGGACCACCTCTTCGCCACTGAACTGGAGGAAAAAGATGGGCGCTTCACCGGCGCCGTCACGCACTTCAACAAGGGGCATGCAAAGGTCGAGCGGATCCTAGAGCTCGCCCGCAAACACGGATACGACCTGGAGCGAAGCTACGCTTATTCTGACGCCGCCACAGACATCCCCATGCTAAAGCTGGTGGGCAATCCGGTTGCGGTGAACCCGGACCGCCCCCTGAAGAAGCAGGCTACAGAGGCCGAATGGCCGATCCGCCAATTCGTCCGCCCGGAACCACTATTTCCACAGGCAGCGGTTATCGCCGGCGCCGGCGCCACCCTGGCTCTGCTTGGCATTGCCGCCACCGGCCTGGCGATGTGGTGGCGCGGACGCGCGGAAGGCTCAGACGAGGCCTAG